One Panicum virgatum strain AP13 chromosome 3N, P.virgatum_v5, whole genome shotgun sequence DNA segment encodes these proteins:
- the LOC120668050 gene encoding desiccation protectant protein Lea14 homolog produces MSSSKNPTVTECGSKDGRDEDGDKKEGGGGCSGFIDKVKDFIHDISEKIEEAFGFGKPSADVSGIHIPHISLHRANLVIDVLIKNPNPIPIPLVDIDYLIDNGGRKLVSGLIPDAGTIHAHGEETVKIPWRTTSARCGEGRRMSLNQLLQSVGGRQVQEHGTIGLQT; encoded by the exons ATGTCTTCGTCGAAGAACCCCACGGTGACCGAGTGTGGCAGCAAGGACGGCCGCGACGAGGACGGCGACAAGAAGGAGGGAGGCGGTGGCTGTAG tgGCTTCATCGACAAGGTCAAGGACTTCATCCACGACATCAGCGAAAAGATCGAGGAGGCCTTCGGCTTCGGCAAGCCCAGTGCCGACGTCTCCGGCATCCACATCCCGCACATCAGCCTCCACCGCGCCAACCTCGTCATCGACGTGCTCATCAAGAACCCCAACCCCATCCCCATCCCGCTCGTCGACATCGACTACCTCATCGACAACGGCGGCCGCAAGCTCGTCTCCGGCCTGATCCCCGACGCCGGCACCATCCACGCTCACGGCGAGGAGACCGTCAAGATCCCGTGGAGGACGACGTCGGCGCGATGTGGCGAGGGCCGCAGG ATGTCTCTGAATCAGTTGCTGCAATCAGTTGGTGGCAGGCAGGTGCAGGAACATGGGACGATTGGGCTTCAGACTTGA